In the genome of Hippoglossus hippoglossus isolate fHipHip1 chromosome 4, fHipHip1.pri, whole genome shotgun sequence, one region contains:
- the uhrf1 gene encoding E3 ubiquitin-protein ligase UHRF1: MWIQVRTMDGKETHRVDSLSKLTKVDELRLKIMELFNVEPELQRLFYRGKQMEDGHTIFDYNVGLNDIVQLLVRQKMTSVDVVKSKDKEAELSDSDSGCGSTQSESDKNSTHGEVEVQAAGTSAQANTPELVDLGFGFYKINELVDARDLNMGAWFEAQITNVTKTPKTPIDEAAEAQSAEDEILYHVKYEDYPENGVIPLLAKDVRPRARTVYQWHQLEPGMIVMVNYNPDDPKERGYWYDAEIQRRRETRTVREIYAKIILGIAGDSLNDCRIRFLTEIYKIEEHGSLGDAPAGSESPLKRSNGPECKHCKDDPDKNCRLCNCHICGIKQDPDKQLLCDECDMAYHIYCLDPPLTSIPEDEDWYCPGCRNDTSEVVLAGEKLKESKKKSKMASASSSSQRDWGKGMACVGRTKQCTIVPSNHHGPIPGIPVGSLWKFRVQVSESGVHRPHVAGIHGRSNDGAYSLVLAGGYEDDVDDGNEFTYTGSGGRDLSGNKRTAEQSCDQTLTHMNRALALNCNVPVNDKNGAESRSWKQGKPVRVVRSCKGRKHSKYSPEEGNRYDGIYKIVKYWPDKGKSGFLVWRYLLKRDDDEPAPWTRDGKDRIKKLGLTMQYPAGYQKEKENKNEAEEAAAAAATPSKAKRKRKSQGSESSKTSPAKNPKKVKLEMYKLSQGQKTLIKNDKPNKKLWDEAMESLSLGPKFLNKVEEVFHCICCQEVVFQPITTECQHNVCRECLQRSFKAEVYTCPACRHDLGKNNSMAINKPLQDILHQFFPGYSSGR; this comes from the exons ATGTGGATTCAAGTGCGCACAATGGATGGGAAGGAAACCCACCGGGTGGATTCCCTGTCCAAACTCACCAAGGTGGACGAGCTGCGTCTCAAAATCATGGAGCTCTTCAACGTGGAGCCGGAATTGCAGCGGCTCTTCTACCGCGGCAAGCAG ATGGAAGACGGCCATACCATATTCGACTACAACGTGGGACTAAACGACATAGTGCAGCTGCTGGTTAGGCAGAAGATGACCTCTGTTGATGTTGTTAAAAGCAAGGACAAAGAAGCTGAGCTCTCTGACTCGGACTCAGGCTGTGGCTCAACTCAGAGCGAGTCTGACAAGAACTCCACTCACGGAGAGGTAGAGGTACAGGCCGCCGGCACCTCTGCCCAGGCAAACACCCCAGAGCTCGTCGATCTGGGATTTGGATTTTACAAG ATCAATGAGCTGGTGGATGCAAGAGACTTGAACATGGGAGCGTGGTTTGAAGCCCAGATAACGAATGTTACGAAGACGCCAAAGACGCCCATAGACGAGGCTGCAGAGGCCCAGTCAGCAGAGGACGAGATACTGTACCACGTTAAATATGAAGA CTACCCAGAAAATGGGGTGATTCCGTTGCTTGCCAAGGATGTTCGTCCGCGGGCCCGCACCGTTTATCAGTGGCACCAGCTGGAGCCAGGAATGATTGTAATGGTCAACTACAACCCAGATGACCCCAAGGAGCGTGGCTATTGGTATGATGCCGAaatccagaggaggagggagacgcgCACAGTGCGAGAAATCTATGCCAAGATTATCCTTGG CATTGCTGGTGACTCTCTAAATGATTGCCGGATCAGGTTCCTGACTGAAATTTACAAAATCGAGGAGCATGGTTCTCTGGGGGATGCTCCAGCTGGTTCTGAGAGTCCACTAAAAA GATCAAATGGACCCGAGTGTAAGCACTGTAAGGACGACCCAGATAAAAACTGTCGCTTGTGTAACTGTCACATCTGCGGCATCAAGCAAGATCCTGACAAACAATTGCTGTGTGACGAGTGTGACATGGCCTATCACATCTACTGCCTGGACCCCCCGCTCACCTCCATCCCTGAAGACGAGGACTG GTATTGCCCAGGTTGCCGTAATGACACCAGTGAGGTTGTGTTGGCTGGAGAGAAGCTGAAGGAGAGCAAGAAGAAATCAAAGATGGCTTCCGCCAGCTCTTCCAGCCAGAGGGACTGGGGCAAG ggaATGGCCTGTGTTGGTCGAACCAAGCAGTGCACTATCGTCCCGTCCAACCACCACGGCCCAATCCCTGGCATCCCTGTTGGCTCCTTGTGGAAGTTCAGAGTTCAG GTCAGCGAGTCTGGAGTCCACAGGCCACATGTAGCTGGAATTCACGGCAGGAGCAACGATGGTGCTTACTCTCTTGTCTTGGCTGGAGGTTACGAGGATGATGTG GACGATGGCAATGAGTTCACTTACACTGGCTCTGGAGGACGAGATCTGTCTGGAAATAAGAGGACTGCTGAGCAGTCATGTGATCAGACACTTACCCACATGAACAG GGCACTGGCACTAAACTGCAACGTCCCAGTCAATGACAAAAATGGAGCTGAGTCTAGGAGCTGGAAGCAAGGCAAACCAGTTAGAGTTGTTCGCAGCTGCAAGGGGCGCAAGCACAGTAAATATTCCCCGGAGGAAGGAAACAGATATGATGGCATATACAAG ATTGTGAAGTACTGGCCTGACAAGGGCAAATCTGGCTTCTTGGTGTGGCGCTATCTGCTGAAACGGGATGATGATGAGCCGGCACCGTGGACAAGAGATGGCAAGGATCGCATCAAGAAGCTTGGGCTCACCATGCAG TATCCTGCCGGTTAtcagaaagagaaggagaacaaaaatgaggcggaggaggcggcggcagcagcagcaacacccAGCAAAgccaagaggaagagaaaatctCAGGGCAGTG AATCCTCTAAGACCTCACCTGCCAAGAATCCGAAGAAAGTCAAGTTAGAGATGTACAAGCTTTCCCAGGGGCAGAAGACTCTCATCAAGAATGACAAGCCAAACAAGAAGCTGTGGGATGAAGCCATGGAGTCACTGTCACTTGGACCG aaatTTTTGAACAAGGTTGAGGAAGTTTTCCACTGCATTTGCTGCCAAGAAGTGGTCTTTCAGCCCATCACCACAGAATGCCAACACAACGTCTGCCGG gaaTGCCTTCAGCGGTCCTTCAAAGCAGAGGTGTACACCTGCCCGGCCTGCAGACACGACCTGGGCAAAAACAACTCCATGGCAATCAACAAACCTCTGCAGGATATTCTACATCAGTTTTTCCCAGGGTACAGCAGCGGGCGATGA